From a region of the Cryptosporangium phraense genome:
- a CDS encoding formate/nitrite transporter family protein, with protein sequence MVLGDTDSGRDSASDGEPELDDAFDRLVSEGEIRLHRPWPTLIVTGLLGGIDVGTGVLAYLLVEHATGSTLLAGVAFSIGFVALLLARSELFTENFLVPVTAVVGRHGSVGALTRLWAVTLLGNLAGGFLVAWLIVRAFPDLRPTALTAGAHYAGLGVTLTSFALAVLAGMVITLMTRMQHATESLGVQLVPAVLFGALLAGGQLFHCVLDSILMFAALHAGRAPFGYLDWLGALGWSALGNLVGGVGLVAFLRLARVPGRVADERAKASRAG encoded by the coding sequence ATGGTCCTGGGCGACACCGACAGCGGACGGGATTCGGCGTCGGACGGCGAGCCCGAGCTCGACGACGCGTTCGACCGGCTGGTGTCGGAGGGCGAGATCCGCCTGCACCGCCCCTGGCCGACGCTGATCGTCACCGGGCTGCTCGGCGGCATCGACGTCGGCACGGGCGTCCTGGCGTACCTGCTCGTCGAGCACGCCACCGGCTCGACGCTGCTGGCCGGGGTCGCCTTCAGCATCGGGTTCGTCGCGCTCCTGCTGGCCCGCAGCGAGCTGTTCACCGAGAACTTCCTCGTCCCGGTGACCGCCGTGGTCGGGCGCCACGGTTCGGTCGGGGCGCTGACCCGGCTGTGGGCGGTGACGCTGCTCGGAAACCTGGCCGGGGGCTTCCTGGTGGCCTGGCTGATCGTCCGGGCTTTCCCGGACCTGCGCCCCACCGCGCTCACGGCGGGCGCGCACTACGCCGGGTTAGGCGTCACGCTCACGTCGTTCGCGCTCGCGGTGCTCGCCGGGATGGTGATCACGCTGATGACGCGGATGCAGCACGCTACCGAGAGCCTCGGCGTGCAGCTCGTTCCGGCGGTTCTCTTCGGTGCGCTGCTCGCCGGAGGGCAGCTGTTCCACTGCGTCCTCGACTCGATCCTGATGTTCGCCGCGCTGCACGCCGGCCGGGCTCCGTTCGGGTATCTGGACTGGCTCGGCGCGCTCGGGTGGTCGGCGCTGGGCAACCTCGTCGGCGGCGTCGGACTGGTCGCCTTCCTCCGGCTCGCCCGGGTGCCCGGCCGGGTCGCCGACGAGCGCGCGAAGGCGTCCCGAGCCGGGTAG
- a CDS encoding TetR/AcrR family transcriptional regulator produces MTDRQAHVLEIALATFARYGYRKTSMDDVARAADISRPGLYFLWASKQSLFRAAVVHALDGDLAAVERILADADRPLRDRLIAAFDAWTGRYVGPMAQEIAVLIDTSPELLGPIADDYPKRFLSLLSDAVPDDVARTLRSTAIGIKQEAATRAEFVERMTIAVDLIVTPPAGRAARGR; encoded by the coding sequence GTGACCGACAGGCAAGCACACGTGCTGGAGATCGCCCTGGCGACTTTCGCCCGCTACGGCTACCGCAAGACGTCGATGGACGACGTCGCCCGGGCCGCGGACATCTCCCGGCCCGGCCTGTACTTCCTGTGGGCGTCGAAGCAGAGCCTGTTCCGGGCCGCGGTCGTCCACGCGCTCGATGGCGACCTCGCCGCCGTCGAGCGGATCCTGGCCGACGCCGACCGGCCGCTGCGCGACCGTCTGATCGCGGCGTTCGACGCCTGGACCGGCCGCTACGTCGGCCCGATGGCGCAGGAGATCGCCGTGCTGATCGACACCAGTCCGGAGCTGCTCGGCCCGATCGCGGACGACTACCCGAAGCGGTTCCTGTCCCTGCTCTCGGACGCGGTGCCCGACGACGTCGCCCGCACGCTGCGCAGCACCGCGATCGGCATCAAGCAGGAAGCGGCCACCCGCGCCGAGTTCGTCGAGCGGATGACGATCGCCGTCGACCTGATCGTCACTCCTCCGGCCGGACGCGCAGCTCGAGGTCGATGA
- a CDS encoding FkbM family methyltransferase, with the protein MTSLHARISSLKADPLASSIHPSLDFYYGDGERDAALDRFYRRFVSPGDLVFDIGAHVGDHIACFRRLGARVVAVEPQPLCGHALRTIYADDPEVTLVEAACGAEAGPTVTFYVNSENPTVSTVSPEFVRAADGAGGWEGQVWDSEIQVPTVTFDGLIREHGTPAFTKIDVEGFEESVLAGLTTSVRALSFEFTTIEREVAQRALERAAALGFDRFNVSLGGNLALEYGEWVSMEAMGAHLAALPHEANSGDVYCLHAD; encoded by the coding sequence GTGACGTCACTCCACGCCCGTATCTCGTCCCTCAAGGCCGACCCGCTGGCCTCGTCGATCCACCCGTCCCTGGACTTCTACTACGGCGACGGCGAGCGCGACGCGGCCCTCGACCGGTTCTACCGCCGGTTCGTCTCGCCCGGTGACCTCGTCTTCGACATCGGTGCGCACGTCGGCGACCACATCGCCTGCTTCCGCCGGCTCGGCGCGCGGGTGGTGGCGGTGGAACCGCAGCCGCTCTGCGGCCACGCGCTCCGCACGATCTACGCCGACGATCCCGAGGTGACGCTCGTCGAGGCGGCGTGCGGGGCCGAGGCCGGGCCGACGGTGACGTTCTACGTCAACTCGGAGAACCCGACCGTGTCCACGGTCTCGCCGGAGTTCGTGCGGGCCGCGGACGGGGCCGGCGGCTGGGAGGGCCAGGTCTGGGACTCCGAGATCCAGGTCCCGACCGTCACGTTCGACGGGCTGATCCGCGAGCACGGCACCCCGGCGTTCACGAAGATCGACGTCGAGGGGTTCGAGGAGTCGGTGCTGGCCGGGCTCACCACATCGGTCCGGGCGCTGTCGTTCGAGTTCACGACGATCGAGCGGGAGGTCGCGCAGCGTGCGCTGGAGCGGGCGGCCGCGCTGGGGTTCGACCGCTTCAACGTCTCGCTCGGCGGGAACCTGGCGCTCGAGTACGGCGAGTGGGTGTCGATGGAGGCGATGGGCGCGCATCTGGCCGCGCTGCCGCACGAGGCCAACTCCGGTGATGTCTACTGCCTGCATGCTGACTGA
- a CDS encoding ATP-binding protein translates to MAPLTASPLPDSRVRLARWVLNSPAELGRLRHGVHYALTGRSLPPDAGLDGVPEKMVMVASELATNALQHGRPPTIVTLYRAGDSFLLDVADHDPRLIPEYAETRPPGAGGLGLKLARDLAVALGWFADDESPTPLKHVWAQFPAP, encoded by the coding sequence ATGGCCCCGTTGACAGCGTCGCCGCTTCCCGATTCCCGCGTCCGGCTCGCGCGGTGGGTGTTGAATTCCCCGGCCGAGCTGGGCCGGCTGCGGCACGGAGTGCACTACGCGCTGACCGGCCGGTCGTTGCCGCCGGACGCCGGCCTCGACGGGGTGCCGGAGAAGATGGTGATGGTCGCCTCGGAGCTGGCCACGAACGCGCTGCAGCACGGCCGGCCGCCGACCATCGTCACGCTGTACCGGGCCGGTGACTCGTTCCTCCTCGACGTCGCCGACCACGACCCGCGGCTGATCCCGGAGTACGCCGAGACGCGTCCGCCGGGGGCGGGTGGCCTGGGCCTCAAGCTCGCCCGCGACCTCGCGGTGGCGCTCGGCTGGTTCGCCGACGACGAGAGCCCCACCCCACTCAAGCACGTCTGGGCCCAGTTCCCAGCCCCTTAG
- a CDS encoding chorismate mutase: protein MLTEIRAEIDRLDREIVALIGRREELVRRAGRLKADADAVRAPDRVEQVIGKVRALAGESGADADVVEATYRAMIAAFIDLELRVRPEE from the coding sequence ATGCTGACTGAGATCCGGGCCGAGATCGATCGGCTCGACCGCGAGATCGTCGCGTTGATCGGCCGGCGCGAGGAACTCGTCCGCCGGGCCGGTCGACTCAAGGCCGATGCCGACGCCGTGCGCGCGCCGGACCGCGTCGAGCAGGTGATCGGGAAGGTCCGGGCGCTGGCCGGGGAGTCCGGCGCCGACGCGGACGTGGTCGAGGCCACGTACCGGGCGATGATCGCCGCGTTCATCGACCTCGAGCTGCGCGTCCGGCCGGAGGAGTGA
- a CDS encoding SigE family RNA polymerase sigma factor produces the protein MGPDDDAFVRFVTERSRSLLRYGYVLAGDPHTAADLVQEALLRLRDAWDRGKGREHPEAYVRTTMSRLHVSWWRRRRGEHLTGLVPERGSPDPGLRRVEDDTGLWQALEVLGRRQRAVLVLRYYEGLDDDEIADVLGISRGTVRSQALRALRRLRSHVTDDRIVSLSVVDNERSTRA, from the coding sequence ATGGGCCCGGACGACGACGCGTTCGTGCGGTTCGTCACCGAACGCAGCCGATCGCTGCTGCGCTACGGCTACGTGCTGGCCGGTGATCCGCACACCGCCGCCGACCTGGTCCAGGAAGCGCTCCTCCGGCTCCGTGACGCCTGGGACCGGGGCAAGGGCCGCGAACATCCCGAGGCGTACGTGCGCACCACGATGTCCCGGCTGCACGTCAGCTGGTGGCGCCGCCGTCGTGGTGAGCACCTGACCGGTCTGGTGCCCGAGCGCGGCTCGCCCGACCCCGGCTTACGCCGGGTCGAGGACGACACCGGCCTCTGGCAGGCGCTCGAGGTGCTCGGCCGCCGCCAGCGCGCCGTCCTCGTCCTCCGCTACTACGAGGGCCTCGACGACGACGAGATCGCCGACGTCCTCGGCATCTCCCGCGGCACGGTACGCAGCCAGGCGCTGCGGGCCCTCCGCCGGCTCCGCAGCCACGTCACCGACGACCGGATCGTCTCGCTCAGCGTCGTCGACAACGAGAGGAGCACCCGTGCCTGA
- a CDS encoding trimeric intracellular cation channel family protein, with the protein MDSPVLLLVLNLAGTFVFGLSGGLAAVRARLDLVGVIVLATVVGLAGGVVRDVLIGTPPATFRDWRYLAAAAAGGLVCNVAGRVLERFERSILVFDALGLGLVCVTGATKGLQFGLGPVQAILLGATSGIGGGMLRDLLLRQVPTVLREGLYAIPALLGATVLVVAQSLGDTGPVYAVVGAVVCVVVRLVGLKYDVNLPAPASAPNPVEPGTGG; encoded by the coding sequence GTGGACAGCCCTGTACTTCTCCTCGTGCTGAACCTGGCCGGGACGTTCGTGTTCGGTCTCAGCGGCGGCCTGGCGGCCGTGCGGGCGAGGCTCGATCTGGTCGGCGTGATCGTGCTGGCGACGGTGGTCGGGCTGGCCGGCGGCGTCGTCCGGGACGTGCTGATCGGCACTCCCCCGGCCACGTTCCGGGACTGGCGCTACCTGGCCGCCGCGGCCGCCGGCGGCCTCGTGTGCAACGTCGCCGGTCGGGTCCTGGAGCGCTTCGAGCGGAGCATCCTGGTCTTCGACGCCCTCGGGCTCGGGCTGGTGTGCGTGACCGGCGCGACCAAGGGCCTGCAGTTCGGGCTCGGCCCGGTGCAGGCGATCCTGCTCGGCGCGACCAGCGGGATCGGCGGGGGCATGCTGCGCGACCTGCTGCTCCGGCAGGTCCCGACGGTGCTGCGCGAGGGCCTGTACGCGATTCCGGCGCTGCTCGGGGCCACGGTGCTGGTCGTCGCGCAGTCGCTCGGGGACACGGGGCCGGTGTACGCGGTGGTGGGGGCGGTGGTCTGCGTGGTGGTGCGGCTCGTCGGGTTGAAGTACGACGTCAACCTGCCGGCCCCGGCGAGCGCCCCGAATCCGGTTGAGCCGGGAACCGGCGGGTAG
- a CDS encoding DUF6069 family protein codes for MTTLTAAPSSRVILTGLAATVAAGLATPAVAAAGQAAGVSLDVSGAPIPVAGFATLTVLFSIVGVVLAAVLARYARRPRRTFVRTTAVLTALSFVPDVLADAAPSTKALLMLTHVVAALIVIPAVARRLR; via the coding sequence ATGACCACTCTCACCGCCGCCCCGTCCTCGCGCGTCATCCTCACCGGACTCGCCGCCACCGTCGCCGCCGGCCTCGCCACCCCCGCGGTGGCCGCGGCCGGCCAGGCCGCCGGGGTCAGCCTCGACGTGTCCGGCGCGCCGATCCCGGTGGCCGGGTTCGCCACGCTCACCGTGCTGTTCTCGATCGTCGGCGTCGTCCTGGCCGCGGTCCTGGCCCGCTACGCGCGCCGACCGCGCCGGACGTTCGTCCGGACGACCGCCGTCCTCACCGCCCTGTCGTTCGTTCCCGACGTGCTGGCCGACGCCGCCCCGAGCACCAAGGCGCTGCTGATGCTCACCCACGTCGTCGCCGCGCTCATCGTCATCCCCGCGGTCGCCCGCCGCCTCCGCTGA
- a CDS encoding NADP-dependent oxidoreductase, with protein sequence MARAVQFDHYGPADVLHVVDVPTPVPDAREVVVEVRAAGINPGEIGIRSGAMHDTWPATFPSGQGSDLAGVVVAVAPDVSEFAVGDEVLGYSWRRSSHASHVAVPVDQIVRKPSSVPWEVAGALYVVGVTAYAAVRAIDPSPGETVAVSAAAGGVGTVVVQLLRARGARVLGIASPANDEWLTTHGATPVHYGDGLRDRLAAEAPDAFIDLFSPDYVRLALDLGIPADRINTAVSYQMKEDLGVKTEDSLDASTPEVLDELAGLVADGTLEIPIPATYPLEKVVDAFTELERRHTRGKIVLIP encoded by the coding sequence ATGGCCCGCGCAGTGCAGTTCGACCACTACGGCCCCGCCGACGTGCTCCACGTCGTCGACGTCCCGACCCCGGTTCCGGACGCCCGGGAGGTCGTCGTCGAGGTCCGGGCGGCCGGCATCAACCCCGGCGAGATCGGCATCCGCTCCGGCGCGATGCACGACACCTGGCCGGCGACGTTCCCCTCCGGACAGGGCAGCGACCTGGCCGGCGTGGTGGTGGCGGTCGCTCCCGACGTGTCCGAGTTCGCGGTCGGCGACGAGGTGCTGGGCTACTCCTGGCGCCGGTCCAGCCACGCCAGCCACGTCGCCGTGCCCGTCGACCAGATCGTCCGGAAGCCGTCGTCGGTGCCGTGGGAGGTGGCCGGCGCGCTCTACGTCGTCGGCGTGACCGCGTACGCGGCGGTGCGGGCGATCGACCCGTCGCCGGGTGAGACCGTGGCCGTGTCCGCCGCCGCCGGCGGCGTCGGAACAGTGGTCGTTCAGCTTCTCCGGGCGCGCGGAGCGCGCGTGCTGGGCATCGCGTCGCCCGCGAACGACGAGTGGCTCACCACCCACGGCGCGACGCCGGTGCACTACGGCGACGGTCTCCGGGACCGGCTGGCCGCCGAGGCGCCGGACGCGTTCATCGACCTGTTCAGCCCGGACTACGTCCGGCTGGCCCTCGACCTGGGCATTCCGGCGGACCGCATCAACACCGCGGTGTCGTACCAGATGAAGGAGGACCTCGGCGTGAAGACCGAGGACAGCCTCGACGCCTCCACGCCGGAGGTCCTCGACGAGCTCGCCGGCCTGGTCGCGGACGGCACGCTGGAGATCCCGATCCCCGCGACCTATCCCCTGGAGAAGGTCGTCGACGCGTTCACCGAGCTCGAGCGCCGCCACACCCGAGGCAAGATCGTGCTCATTCCGTGA
- a CDS encoding peptidase inhibitor family I36 protein, whose amino-acid sequence MVRKVLAVALSVVLSLLVAVQPADAAAPSCPSGSFCIWPVHDHSSGRCSWSNADADWQTAPVVCSWAATRPVQYLYNNGTSSSYAGVCIYIGANYSRPSSWASQGQYYGILGGGDFLRSHRWLSSDDSC is encoded by the coding sequence ATGGTTCGTAAGGTCCTGGCAGTTGCGCTATCCGTCGTATTGTCGCTTCTCGTCGCGGTGCAGCCGGCGGACGCCGCGGCGCCGTCGTGCCCGTCGGGAAGTTTCTGTATCTGGCCGGTGCACGACCACAGCTCGGGGCGCTGCAGCTGGTCGAACGCCGACGCCGACTGGCAGACCGCGCCTGTCGTCTGCTCCTGGGCGGCGACCAGGCCGGTGCAGTACCTCTACAACAACGGCACCAGTTCGTCGTACGCGGGAGTCTGCATCTACATCGGCGCCAACTACTCGAGGCCTTCGTCCTGGGCGTCGCAGGGCCAGTACTACGGGATCCTGGGCGGAGGCGACTTCCTCCGCTCCCACCGCTGGCTCAGCAGCGACGATTCGTGCTGA
- a CDS encoding MarR family winged helix-turn-helix transcriptional regulator: MDLRVVFDDLIRFEILLWNALDERLKQECDLPLGALNVMQVIERTPECRVQEVAGALEITVGGASQAVDRVERRGWCVRRPHPRNRRSSVLELTGSGREVVERAGAVLDRELASLLAEPLDADQLENLGTALHALRAAVSGGGGRPRG; the protein is encoded by the coding sequence ATGGATCTGCGCGTGGTTTTCGACGACCTCATCCGGTTCGAGATCCTGCTCTGGAACGCGCTGGACGAGCGGCTGAAGCAGGAGTGCGACCTGCCGCTCGGGGCGCTGAACGTGATGCAGGTGATCGAGCGGACGCCGGAGTGCCGGGTCCAAGAGGTGGCGGGGGCGCTGGAGATCACGGTCGGGGGTGCGAGTCAGGCGGTCGACCGGGTCGAGCGGCGGGGCTGGTGCGTGCGCCGGCCCCACCCCCGGAACCGACGATCGTCGGTGCTGGAGCTGACCGGGTCCGGGCGGGAGGTGGTGGAGCGGGCCGGAGCGGTGCTCGACCGGGAGCTGGCGTCCCTGCTGGCCGAGCCCCTGGACGCCGATCAGCTGGAGAACCTGGGCACGGCGCTCCACGCCCTCCGGGCCGCGGTCAGCGGAGGCGGCGGGCGACCGCGGGGATGA
- a CDS encoding SRPBCC family protein produces MTGQRIATTRRIDAPAERIFALITDPSGQVAIDGSGMLIAAPDARPVGAVGDTFIMNMDREPLGDLPMGKYTVKNTIVRFESDRELAWQPGAVDRSPIGHTYGYTLTPLGPDATEVTSYCDWSGAHPKLLEMLTWPVVPLSALESSLDNLQRLTE; encoded by the coding sequence GTGACCGGACAACGAATCGCGACCACGCGCCGGATCGACGCGCCCGCCGAGCGGATCTTCGCGTTGATCACCGACCCGTCCGGCCAGGTGGCGATCGACGGCTCGGGAATGCTGATCGCCGCCCCCGACGCGCGGCCGGTGGGCGCGGTGGGCGACACGTTCATCATGAACATGGACCGCGAGCCGCTCGGCGACCTGCCGATGGGCAAGTACACGGTGAAGAACACGATCGTGCGCTTCGAGTCCGATCGGGAGCTGGCCTGGCAGCCCGGGGCCGTCGACCGCTCGCCGATCGGACACACCTACGGCTACACGCTGACCCCGCTCGGCCCGGACGCCACCGAGGTCACGTCGTACTGCGACTGGAGCGGCGCGCACCCCAAGCTGCTGGAGATGCTGACCTGGCCGGTCGTGCCGCTGAGCGCGCTGGAGAGCTCGCTCGACAACCTCCAGCGGCTCACGGAATGA
- a CDS encoding methyltransferase family protein — MGRAKAAVGSVVFLVVAPGTVAGLVPWVLSGGWRSADPPVVAVVVGWLLVVAGAGVLLHAFARFVVEGIGTPAPVAPTRELVVGGLYRYVRNPMYVAVVTVIVGQALLLWRPELLAWALLSGLTMMGFAKGYEEPTLLRDFGESYAEYRRNVPGWWPRLTPWRND; from the coding sequence GTGGGTAGAGCGAAGGCTGCGGTGGGGAGCGTCGTGTTCCTCGTGGTCGCGCCGGGCACGGTGGCCGGTCTGGTGCCCTGGGTGCTGAGCGGTGGGTGGCGGTCGGCGGATCCGCCGGTGGTCGCGGTGGTGGTGGGCTGGCTGCTGGTGGTGGCCGGGGCCGGTGTGCTGCTGCACGCGTTCGCGCGGTTCGTCGTCGAGGGGATCGGGACGCCGGCGCCGGTGGCGCCGACCCGCGAGCTGGTCGTCGGCGGTCTCTACCGGTACGTCCGCAACCCGATGTACGTCGCGGTCGTGACGGTGATCGTCGGGCAGGCGCTGCTGCTCTGGCGTCCGGAGCTGCTCGCCTGGGCGCTGCTCTCCGGGCTGACGATGATGGGCTTCGCGAAGGGCTACGAGGAACCCACCCTGCTGCGCGACTTCGGCGAGAGCTACGCGGAGTACCGCCGGAACGTTCCCGGATGGTGGCCCCGCCTCACTCCCTGGCGCAACGACTAG
- a CDS encoding Na+/H+ antiporter, translating to MLGLEMVVVLGVAVVMCGALARRFPVAPAILLVLVGVLVGFVPALRRAGLPPEVVLLLFLPALLYWESLTTSLREIRSNLRVIVLASTALVVVTAAAVAATAHALGMEWGPGWVLGAAIAPTDATAVGVLARALPRRTVTVLRAESLVNDGTALVIYGLAVGVTAGGEHLGAVHVAGLTVLAYGGGIAAGALVALVNWQVRRRMDDPMLENITILVVPFAAFLLAESVHASGVLAVVTCGLLMSRLAPRITSATARQQLTAFWSLATTVLSSVLFVLVGLEAQSAVRNLTSVSAGRAVGYVLAVTGVVIGVRWAWMYTTPYVIRALDRRPAQRLRRVGARQRTVNAATGFRGAVSLAAALAVPSHLESGAPFPGRDLIVVVTSGVIVLTLLQAVPLPMIVRFARLPVDTSVDEERRLAEITIADAAIAATEPVAAELGSGPHVIERVRHELAKERKLLAADQASDDPLVQHNDQYTALRLALIGRQREALLELRDQRSIDDIVLRQVQGQLDNEEVRLARSSTAE from the coding sequence ATGCTCGGTTTGGAGATGGTGGTGGTCCTCGGGGTCGCCGTCGTGATGTGTGGGGCCCTGGCCCGGCGGTTCCCGGTGGCTCCGGCGATCCTGCTGGTGCTGGTCGGCGTCCTGGTCGGTTTCGTGCCCGCGCTGCGACGGGCCGGGCTTCCGCCCGAGGTCGTCCTGCTGCTGTTCCTGCCCGCGCTGCTCTACTGGGAGAGCCTGACGACGTCGCTGCGCGAGATCCGCAGCAACCTGCGGGTGATCGTGCTGGCCAGCACCGCGCTGGTCGTCGTCACCGCGGCCGCGGTCGCGGCGACCGCCCACGCACTCGGGATGGAGTGGGGCCCGGGCTGGGTGCTCGGCGCGGCGATCGCGCCGACCGACGCCACCGCCGTCGGGGTGCTGGCCCGGGCGCTGCCCCGCCGGACCGTGACCGTGCTGCGGGCCGAGAGCCTGGTCAACGACGGCACCGCGCTGGTGATCTACGGGCTGGCCGTCGGGGTCACGGCCGGCGGCGAACACCTCGGAGCGGTGCACGTGGCCGGGCTGACCGTGCTGGCCTACGGCGGCGGGATCGCCGCCGGCGCGCTGGTGGCGCTGGTGAACTGGCAGGTGCGCCGGCGGATGGACGATCCGATGCTGGAGAACATCACGATCCTCGTCGTCCCGTTCGCCGCGTTCCTGCTGGCCGAGTCGGTGCACGCGTCCGGCGTACTGGCCGTCGTGACGTGCGGGCTGCTGATGAGCCGGCTCGCGCCCCGGATCACCAGCGCGACCGCCCGCCAGCAGCTGACCGCGTTCTGGTCGCTGGCCACCACGGTGCTGTCGAGCGTGCTGTTCGTGCTCGTCGGGCTGGAGGCGCAGTCGGCCGTGCGCAACCTGACCAGCGTCTCGGCCGGCCGGGCCGTCGGGTACGTGCTCGCGGTCACCGGGGTCGTGATCGGCGTCCGGTGGGCCTGGATGTACACGACGCCCTACGTCATCCGCGCGCTGGATCGGCGGCCCGCGCAGCGGCTGCGCCGGGTCGGCGCCCGGCAACGGACCGTCAACGCGGCGACCGGCTTCCGCGGCGCGGTGTCGCTGGCCGCGGCGCTGGCCGTTCCCAGCCACCTGGAGTCCGGCGCGCCGTTCCCCGGCCGCGACCTCATCGTCGTCGTCACCAGCGGCGTCATCGTGCTCACGCTCCTGCAGGCCGTGCCGCTGCCGATGATCGTCCGGTTCGCCCGGCTGCCGGTCGACACCTCGGTCGACGAGGAGCGACGGCTGGCCGAGATCACGATCGCGGACGCCGCCATCGCCGCGACCGAGCCGGTCGCCGCCGAACTCGGCAGTGGCCCCCACGTGATCGAGCGGGTGCGGCACGAGCTGGCCAAGGAGCGCAAGCTGCTGGCCGCCGACCAGGCGTCCGACGACCCGCTCGTGCAACACAACGACCAGTACACGGCGTTGCGGTTGGCGCTCATCGGCCGCCAGCGGGAGGCGCTTCTGGAACTCCGCGATCAGCGGAGCATCGACGACATCGTGTTGCGTCAGGTGCAGGGGCAACTCGACAACGAGGAAGTCCGGCTGGCCCGGTCGTCGACCGCCGAGTAG
- a CDS encoding SDR family NAD(P)-dependent oxidoreductase — MDTRTADDVVAGVDLTGVRAIVTGASSGIGVETARSLARAGAQVTLAVRNTDAGAATVRDIGGGDVSRLDLADRASVAAFVERWTGPLHLLINNAGVVVSRLTRTPEGWELQFATNHLGHFALALGLRPALAEGARERGSARVVTVSSTAHMRSPVVFDDLHFERRPYDPQAAYAQSKTANSLFSVEATRRWAPDSIVANTVNPGGVATGLQRDFTQQQKDYLAAAEAAGAFVYKTPQQGAATTLVAAVAPEYAHSGGHYLDNGREARLVENDADLFTNSDGVKRWALDPEAAQRLWKVSSELVS; from the coding sequence GTGGATACGAGAACTGCCGACGACGTCGTCGCCGGCGTCGACCTGACCGGCGTCCGCGCGATCGTCACCGGGGCGTCCTCCGGGATCGGCGTCGAGACCGCCCGGTCTCTGGCGCGCGCAGGCGCGCAGGTGACCCTGGCCGTACGCAATACGGACGCCGGAGCCGCGACCGTCCGGGACATCGGCGGAGGGGACGTGAGCAGGCTCGACCTGGCCGACCGGGCGTCGGTGGCCGCGTTCGTCGAGCGCTGGACCGGGCCGCTGCACCTGCTGATCAACAACGCCGGGGTGGTCGTCAGCCGGCTGACCCGGACGCCCGAAGGCTGGGAGCTGCAGTTCGCGACGAATCACCTCGGGCACTTCGCGCTGGCGCTCGGGCTGCGTCCGGCGCTGGCCGAGGGCGCGCGGGAGCGCGGGTCGGCCCGCGTGGTCACGGTCAGCTCGACCGCGCACATGCGGTCGCCGGTCGTGTTCGACGACCTGCACTTCGAGCGGCGCCCGTACGACCCGCAGGCTGCCTACGCGCAGTCGAAGACCGCGAACTCGCTGTTCTCGGTCGAGGCGACGCGGCGGTGGGCCCCGGACAGCATCGTGGCCAACACCGTGAATCCGGGCGGCGTCGCCACCGGCCTGCAGCGGGACTTCACCCAGCAGCAGAAGGACTACCTCGCGGCGGCCGAGGCGGCCGGCGCGTTCGTCTACAAGACTCCCCAGCAGGGCGCGGCGACGACGCTGGTCGCCGCGGTCGCGCCGGAGTACGCGCACTCCGGCGGTCACTACCTCGACAACGGCCGCGAGGCCCGCCTGGTCGAGAACGACGCCGACCTGTTCACGAACAGCGACGGCGTCAAGCGCTGGGCCCTGGATCCGGAGGCGGCTCAGCGGCTCTGGAAAGTTTCTTCGGAGCTGGTGTCGTAG
- a CDS encoding STAS domain-containing protein — protein sequence MTDHHVDHINAPTPPHGIRLPDGQALDDFVTDDGRLLLTAYTRADADSRRAVLQLLGGIDALTVPWFRERLDTAITMAGRPGTVYVDLHSVTFLSAAGAGLLGSSNRGGTELVVSQPSPLARRVLTLTGLAGALRIDPAEPPL from the coding sequence ATGACCGACCACCACGTCGACCACATCAATGCCCCCACGCCCCCGCACGGCATCCGGCTGCCGGACGGCCAGGCGCTCGACGACTTCGTCACCGACGACGGGCGGCTCCTGCTGACGGCCTACACGCGCGCGGACGCCGACTCCCGCCGCGCGGTGCTGCAGCTCCTCGGGGGGATCGACGCGCTGACCGTGCCGTGGTTCCGCGAGCGACTCGACACCGCGATCACGATGGCCGGACGACCGGGCACGGTCTACGTCGATCTGCATTCGGTGACGTTCCTCAGCGCCGCCGGGGCCGGACTCCTCGGATCGTCGAACCGGGGCGGCACCGAGCTCGTCGTCAGCCAGCCGTCGCCGCTCGCCCGTCGGGTCCTGACGCTGACCGGCCTGGCCGGGGCGTTACGGATCGACCCGGCCGAACCGCCCTTGTAA